The Bdellovibrio bacteriovorus DNA segment GAATTCGTTGCGAGCAAAAAAAGGGACTCTGTGAAGGTGCACGCGTTGTTTCTGGTCCCTACCAGGGAGGCAAGTACTATGCGGGAACTATCGTCCGTGTCTATGCAAACGGAATTATCCAAGTGCGTGATGACGACGATGGCAAAACCTACGAGCGCAAAGCCCATGAGCTGACGGGCCTCAGAAATTAGTCAAAAATTGTTTTTCACAGGGAATTCATACATCTTTGGAAATCGCAAAAGGGCTTCGCAGAACGAAGCCCTTTTGTTTTTGAAGATTGCAAATCAGAGAGGCGCCCAAAAACGGTCCCTGTCTAAATTTGAGACAGCTGTCGAAACTTTAGCTGCAATATATGACAGCTTACGTACGCAACCGCAGGCACGTTCCTTGGAAATATCCGTTCGGATTAGAAAACTAGGAGCGTTATATGAACCGTCGTCTGATTGTAACAATGCTTGCGGCATTAAGTGTGGTGCAGAACTCTGCTTATGCTCAAACTATTGATGATCTTCCGGGCTTTGATGATGTGGATATCACTCCCACAACCCCTGTCGATCAGGCTCCGGTTGTTACGACGCCTGTTGAACAAAAGCCTGTCGATACAGCGCCAGTACAAACCCAGTATGCGGGTTCGGCTTCGTTGAATTCAATTCCGCGTAAGTCAGGCGGCACACTTCACACTTTAAAACTTTCTCAAGCTTTGACTTTGCTTCGTCTTGATTTGCGAGTCACGAACAGCAAGGTGAAAGTTCATAAAACTTCTTTGGTGACGGAGCAAGGTCAAAAGATTGACGTACGCCAGCTTTCACAAACCGACGTTTTGACGACAGGATCTTTATCCTCTTCAGAAAATTTGACGGCAAACTCGCGCATCGCAGCCATTGAAATCTTGGCAGAGTCTTATTCCGCTGAAGCCGACGTAATGATCACAGCCATCGCGAGTGATGCGGTTCCAAAAATGACAGTGTCTGTAGAGCAGATAGCACAACCTGTTGAGCCGGCACGTCCTTCGACGCCTTCCGTGCCGCCTCCTCCGCCACCTCCTGGAGCGACTCGTCCCGATCCATATCGTCCACCGGTTTATGAAGACAATGTTATTCGCGTGGGCGACGAAATTCTTTATGCGCGATCTTATACGGGCGTTGTGACGGCGATTTATGGTTCTCAAGCACGTGTACGTCTGAATAGTTATGGTGAAACCCAAGTTTCCGTCAACGATTTGGCTAAAGCTTTGCGTTGCTTGAAAGGAATCTGCTCTGGAGACGAGGGCCTTTATGCTCGCAGTTACAAAGGAACTGTTATCAAAGCGTACTCTAATGCTTTGCTCGCAGTTCGTTTGAATGGCTATGGTGAGTCGGTCATCAGTATGACAGATTTCGCAAAAGCGCAACCTTGCTTAGGTACGATCTGCCAAGGCGATAGCGGTCTTTATGCGCAATCTTACCGCGCAAGTGTTGTCGGTGCTTTTGATAACGGCATGCTTGAAATCAAAATGAGCGGTTATGGAAACAGCTTCGTACAGTCTCGAGATTTTGCAAAAGCGTCTTCTTGCAACCGAGAGCGCACAATGTGTGCGGGTGCTGATATCCTGTACGCCCGCAGCTATCCCGGTCGTGCTTTAGAGTTCTATGACAACGGCATGGTGTCTTTCCAAATGGATGGGTACAGCGGATCGAGTTTCAGCCGGTCATCAGATATTGCGTATTCAGTTCGCGATAGCCGCGTGGGTAGAACATATATCTACGCCGGCTCGTATCGCGCGACGGTTATGGCGGTGTACTCAAATGGAATGGCGCGAGTGAACCTCAGTGGTTATTCCGGTTCGAGCATCGTGAACTTACATGATTTAAGATAATAAAATTAAGAGTTAACAGAAAACATATTTATAACCCGAAGGAGACTTCATGAAAAAGAAACTGGTTCTTGGTTCGTTGGTAGTCGTATCCGTAGTGCAATACGCTAGCCCCGCGTTTGCGAATAAAGAAATCATCGGCAATATCATCGGTGGTGTGATCGGTGGTGGTATTGGTACGCAAATCGGCAAAGGCAATGGAAATAAAGCGGCCATCATCATCGGCGCCATCGCTGGTACGATGATTGGTGGTAAATTGGGTCGTGACATGGACGAAGCCGACCGTCGTGCTTGTGAAGAAGCGCAACGCCGTGCTCTTCGTAACCGTTTAGGTGAGCGTGAAGATTGGGATGGTCGTCGTCACGGCGGTCGTTCAGGTGCGCGTGGCTCTTTCACAACAACGCGTGAAGGTTACAACAACCGCACGGGCGAGTATTGCCGTGAATATACATCTGTTATTTATTTGAACAACCGCACAGAAGAAACTCGCGGTGTAGCATGTTCTCGTCCTGATGGTTCGTGGTATGAAGTGCGTGAAACTGAAGTTCGCTTCGGTGGTCGCGGCGGTGGTTATGGTCCAGGCCCTGGACGCCAAGAGCCTTCCAGACCTCCTCGTCACCCTGAGGTTCCTTCACGTCCAATGCCACCACCTCCTCCATCTTCATACCAAGCTCGTTATGAAGGTTCGACTCGCATCGTGAATGTGACTCGTCGTTCGGGCGGTGAATGGGTACGTGTGACTTTAAGACAACCATTGACACTTGAGCAGGTGGAAGTTCACGCCTTGGCTGCTGGCGTAAGAATCCACGAAGCGGTTCTTTACACTGACAGAAACGACCGTATCCAGATCCGTCAGTTGACTCAAACGGGCACGATCTATTCTGGTGGAGCTGTCATTTCTGAAAGATTGAACCTGAATGACCGCGTCCAAGTGATCGATATTCGCGCCGAGTCTATGGGCGGAAGTGCTGATATCATCGTAAAAGCCATTTCGAATGAGGCTTATCCGTCACTGAGCGGTTCTCGCTACTAGTGCCAATTCGGAGCTACTAGCTTCCTCGACGCCAGTCTATGACCAAGAGTGTCTAGACTGGCTTTTTTGTCTCTAAAAGTCGATAGTGAGTGGGTTTAAAAATAAGGAGCTCACTCATGTCTAAATTGCGTGTTGGTATCAACGGTTTTGGTCGTATCGGTCGCGTTCTTTTCCGTGCAGGTTATGAACAATTTGAAGTAGTCGGAATTAACTCTTTGGATAGCATTGAAGGCAATGCGCATCTTTTGAAGTACGACTCTGCTCACGGTATTTTCCCGGGCGACGTTTCTGTTTCTGGCCATGACCTTGTGGTGAACGGCAAAAAAATCCACGTTTCTAAAACACGCAACCCCGCAGAGATTCCTTGGAAAGACTGGGGAGTAGACTTGGTTCTTGAGTGCACAGGCGCATTCAAAGACAAACCTGAGTTCATGCAACACATCACGGCGGGTGCAAAACGCGTGTTGGTTTCCGGTCCTGCAGAAAAAGGCGCGGATCTAACAATGGTTTACGGTATCAACCACGAATCTTACGATCCTTCCAAGCACCACGTAGTTTCTAATGCCTCTTGCACAACCAACTGCTTGGCTCCTTTGGCAAAAGTATTGAATGAGTCTTTCGGTATTGAGCACGGCACAATGATGACGGTTCACTCTTACACGAACGATCAAAAAATTTTGGATGCTCCTCACAAAGATCTTCGTCGTGCGCGTGCCGCAGCTGTCAGCATGATTCCGACAACAACGGGTGCTGCGAAAAACGTGGGCTTGGTATTGCCAGAGTTGAAAGGTCGTATCGACGGTATTTCTATTCGCGTTCCAACTCCGAACGTTTCTTTGGTGGATTTCACATTCACTGCTAAAAAAGACGTCACAAAAGAATCTGTCAACGAAGCTTTGATTGCAGCTTCTCAAGGCGCTTTGAAAGGCATCTTGGCTGTCGAGCACAATGAGCTTGTCAGCGTAGATTTCAACGGCAACAAACATTCTTCTATCGTCGACCTCGCTTCAACAATGGTTGTAGGCCCACGCATGGTGAAAGTTCTTTCTTGGTATGACAACGAAACAGGCTTCTCAAACCGCATGGTAGACGTTGCGCACTACATGGCTAAGAAGGGTCTATAATGGCTAACGGTCTTAAAGGTATTAAAACAGTTCGTGATTTTGAACTTGAAGGAAAAGTTGTTTTCCTTCGCTTGGATTTGAACGTTCCAATGGAGAATGGAAAAATCACGGATGAAAATCGTATCACGGCGTCTTTGCCGACGATTCAGTATTGCATGGAAAAAGGGGCGAAGCTTGTTATGGCTTCCCACTTAGGCCGTCCAAAAACAAAAGATGACAAAGAATTCTCTTTAGAGCCGGTAGCAAAACGTTTGCAAGAGCTTTTGAGTGCTGAAGTGATCTTGGTGGAAGATCCAGATTCAGATGCGCCAAAACATCTTTTGCAATCTTTGAAAAAGAATCAGTTGATCCTTCTTGAAAACGTGCGTTTTGAAGAAGGGGAGACGAAAGACTCTGTCGAATTCGCACAAAAAATCGCCAACTACAGTGATATCTATATCAACGATGCGTTTGGTGCTTCTCACCGTGCACACGCGACAATCCATGCTCTTCCATCCGTAATGAAAGACAAAGGCATTGGCTTCTTGATTGAAAAAGAAATCACGATGCTGGATTCATTGTTGCAAAATCCGAAGCGTCCTTACTTGGCGTTGATGGGTGGTTCTAAAGTTTCTGATAAGATCGCTGTGATCGAAAGATTGATGGACGTGGTTGACGGTTTCATCATCGGTGGAGCGATGGCTTACACATTCTTGAAAGCGCAAGGCATTTCTGTCGGTAAATCTTTGGTCGAAAACGACAAGTTGAAATACGCGAAAGAAATGATCGAGCGTATTGAAGCTCGTAATAAGACGATTCTTCTTCCGGTAGATCACGTGACAACAAAATCTTTTGGCGACACGGCGAGTGCGCGTACGACGAAAGACGTTGTGATTGCAGATGATGAGTTGGCCGTAGATATCGGTCCTAAGACAATTCAAAACTACTCAACGGCTCTTCGCGAAGCAGGAACTATTTTCTGGAACGGCCCTATGGGGGTTTTTGAAACTCCGGCTTTTGCCAAAGGGACATTCGGTGTGGCTCAAGCCATCGCTGAAAGCAACGCGATTAAAATCGTCGGTGGCGGTGACTCGGCAGCGGCAGCAGAAGCGTCTGGCTTTGCCGACAAGATGACTCATATCTCTACAGGCGGCGGGGCTTCTCTTGAATATCTTCAAGGCGACAAGCTTCCAGGTCTTGAGATCCTAAGAGCGAAAAGATAGTTATGAATTTATTTTCTTCTCAGATCCATCTTGCACTTCCTTATTTGGGCATTTTGGTTCTGATGTATTTTGCCCTGACCGTGAACGTAATCCGCAATCGTTGGAAACATCGTGTAGGATTGGGATCGGGGCAAAATTCAATTATGGAACAGGTAATACGTATTCACGGAAATTTCGGTGAATACGTGCCCTTTCTGTCATTGATTCTGATTGTTCTAGAAATCAACAAAGCAACACCAGTCTTTCTTCACACTTACTGGATTCTTTTGATCCTTTCACGGGTAGCACATGCGTGGGGACTTTGGGGTTCACGTTCTGTCAGTCGCGGTCGCACTTTAGGCATGACCCTGACAGGAGTCGTGATGCTGGGTTCTTCGTTGATGTTGTTCGTTCAATTTTTTAAATAGAGGTCCGCGATGAAAAAAATCTTTGCTGCCAATTGGAAGCTTTTTAAATCTCCCAAAGAAACGCGTGAATTTTTCACGCAGTTTAAAGAATTGAGCAGCAAAGCCACGGGCGAAGTGGTGTTTTTTCCTTCTGCAATCTCACTAGAAGCGACAAGCACGAGCTTACAAGGAACAAATATCAAGTGGGGCGTGCAGAACGCCTACTTCCAGGCTCAAGGAGCTTTCACGGGTGAAAACTCAGCTCAAGTGGTGAAGGAACTGGGCGGCACTTATGTGCTTATCGGGCACAGTGAGCGTCGTAAGATCTTTGGAGAAAGTGATGCCTTGATTGCTGATAAAGTCGCTTTTACGCAAAGCCTAGGTCTGATTCCCATGTTGTGTATTGGTGAAACCTTAGAAGAGCGTGAAGCCAAGCACACATTCCGCGTCTGTGAAACGCAATTGCTTCAAGGCTTGGCGAAAGCCGACAAATCAAAACCGGTGGTGATTGCTTATGAACCTGTTTGGGCGATTGGTACAGGCAAAGTGGCAACACCTGAACAAGTAGCAGAAACACACACCGACGTTTTCAGCATTTTGCAAAAGTTAGGATTTGAACAAAGCCCGATTCTTTATGGTGGCAGCGTGAAGCCTGACAATGCCGCAGGCTTGATTAAGCAACCTCATGTGAATGGATTCTTAGTTGGCGGAGCTTCGCTAGAGGCGAAGTCCTTCATCGATATCGCAACGGTTTAAAATCAACCGTTGCCTTCGTCGTCTTCACGAGACGCGTTCTTCAAAGATTCTTCCAATTCCTTGGCATCTTTTTTAGGTAGGGACTTAAGGGCTTTTTCGAAAGCCTTTTTTTCTTTC contains these protein-coding regions:
- a CDS encoding phosphoglycerate kinase — translated: MANGLKGIKTVRDFELEGKVVFLRLDLNVPMENGKITDENRITASLPTIQYCMEKGAKLVMASHLGRPKTKDDKEFSLEPVAKRLQELLSAEVILVEDPDSDAPKHLLQSLKKNQLILLENVRFEEGETKDSVEFAQKIANYSDIYINDAFGASHRAHATIHALPSVMKDKGIGFLIEKEITMLDSLLQNPKRPYLALMGGSKVSDKIAVIERLMDVVDGFIIGGAMAYTFLKAQGISVGKSLVENDKLKYAKEMIERIEARNKTILLPVDHVTTKSFGDTASARTTKDVVIADDELAVDIGPKTIQNYSTALREAGTIFWNGPMGVFETPAFAKGTFGVAQAIAESNAIKIVGGGDSAAAAEASGFADKMTHISTGGGASLEYLQGDKLPGLEILRAKR
- a CDS encoding beta-sandwich domain-containing protein, which gives rise to MKKKLVLGSLVVVSVVQYASPAFANKEIIGNIIGGVIGGGIGTQIGKGNGNKAAIIIGAIAGTMIGGKLGRDMDEADRRACEEAQRRALRNRLGEREDWDGRRHGGRSGARGSFTTTREGYNNRTGEYCREYTSVIYLNNRTEETRGVACSRPDGSWYEVRETEVRFGGRGGGYGPGPGRQEPSRPPRHPEVPSRPMPPPPPSSYQARYEGSTRIVNVTRRSGGEWVRVTLRQPLTLEQVEVHALAAGVRIHEAVLYTDRNDRIQIRQLTQTGTIYSGGAVISERLNLNDRVQVIDIRAESMGGSADIIVKAISNEAYPSLSGSRY
- a CDS encoding MAPEG family protein — encoded protein: MNLFSSQIHLALPYLGILVLMYFALTVNVIRNRWKHRVGLGSGQNSIMEQVIRIHGNFGEYVPFLSLILIVLEINKATPVFLHTYWILLILSRVAHAWGLWGSRSVSRGRTLGMTLTGVVMLGSSLMLFVQFFK
- the tpiA gene encoding triose-phosphate isomerase, encoding MKKIFAANWKLFKSPKETREFFTQFKELSSKATGEVVFFPSAISLEATSTSLQGTNIKWGVQNAYFQAQGAFTGENSAQVVKELGGTYVLIGHSERRKIFGESDALIADKVAFTQSLGLIPMLCIGETLEEREAKHTFRVCETQLLQGLAKADKSKPVVIAYEPVWAIGTGKVATPEQVAETHTDVFSILQKLGFEQSPILYGGSVKPDNAAGLIKQPHVNGFLVGGASLEAKSFIDIATV
- the gap gene encoding type I glyceraldehyde-3-phosphate dehydrogenase, with protein sequence MSKLRVGINGFGRIGRVLFRAGYEQFEVVGINSLDSIEGNAHLLKYDSAHGIFPGDVSVSGHDLVVNGKKIHVSKTRNPAEIPWKDWGVDLVLECTGAFKDKPEFMQHITAGAKRVLVSGPAEKGADLTMVYGINHESYDPSKHHVVSNASCTTNCLAPLAKVLNESFGIEHGTMMTVHSYTNDQKILDAPHKDLRRARAAAVSMIPTTTGAAKNVGLVLPELKGRIDGISIRVPTPNVSLVDFTFTAKKDVTKESVNEALIAASQGALKGILAVEHNELVSVDFNGNKHSSIVDLASTMVVGPRMVKVLSWYDNETGFSNRMVDVAHYMAKKGL
- a CDS encoding beta-sandwich domain-containing protein, encoding MNRRLIVTMLAALSVVQNSAYAQTIDDLPGFDDVDITPTTPVDQAPVVTTPVEQKPVDTAPVQTQYAGSASLNSIPRKSGGTLHTLKLSQALTLLRLDLRVTNSKVKVHKTSLVTEQGQKIDVRQLSQTDVLTTGSLSSSENLTANSRIAAIEILAESYSAEADVMITAIASDAVPKMTVSVEQIAQPVEPARPSTPSVPPPPPPPGATRPDPYRPPVYEDNVIRVGDEILYARSYTGVVTAIYGSQARVRLNSYGETQVSVNDLAKALRCLKGICSGDEGLYARSYKGTVIKAYSNALLAVRLNGYGESVISMTDFAKAQPCLGTICQGDSGLYAQSYRASVVGAFDNGMLEIKMSGYGNSFVQSRDFAKASSCNRERTMCAGADILYARSYPGRALEFYDNGMVSFQMDGYSGSSFSRSSDIAYSVRDSRVGRTYIYAGSYRATVMAVYSNGMARVNLSGYSGSSIVNLHDLR